Proteins encoded by one window of Archaeoglobus veneficus SNP6:
- a CDS encoding DegT/DnrJ/EryC1/StrS family aminotransferase has translation MIPFVDLKREYQEIKEEIDQAIQRVLERGWFILGEELEAFEKEFSSYIGAKYGIGVNSGSDALYLGVKALGIGKGDEVITVSHTFISTVDAIVRNGAKPVFVDIDPETYTIDVSQIEKKITERTKAILPVHLYGHPADMGSIMEIGEKYSLFVIEDACQAHGAEYNGKKVGSIGDIGCFSFYPTKNLGAYGDGGIVVTNDDELANKLRTLRNYGSSKKYYHEFVGVNSRLDEIQAAILRVKLKYLEEWNEKRRNIARLYNEFLESSDLVTPTEKEYAKHVYHLYVIRYKERDKLQQNLLKCGIQTQIHYPIPMHRQKAYLELEYNTSLPVTEKICNEILSLPMHPWLREEEIRRISNCIGEFLWMSNSRKS, from the coding sequence ATGATTCCATTTGTAGATCTAAAGCGAGAATACCAAGAAATTAAAGAAGAAATAGATCAAGCAATACAAAGAGTACTGGAGAGAGGGTGGTTCATTTTAGGAGAAGAACTTGAAGCATTTGAAAAAGAGTTTTCTAGTTATATTGGAGCAAAGTATGGGATAGGCGTAAATTCTGGTTCTGATGCTTTATATTTGGGAGTTAAAGCCCTTGGAATCGGCAAAGGAGATGAAGTTATAACCGTTTCTCATACATTTATATCCACAGTAGATGCCATCGTGAGAAATGGAGCAAAACCAGTATTTGTGGATATAGACCCTGAGACATACACTATCGATGTATCCCAAATTGAAAAAAAGATAACAGAAAGAACAAAAGCTATTCTACCAGTCCATTTATATGGCCATCCTGCGGATATGGGTTCAATAATGGAGATTGGTGAGAAGTATAGTTTATTTGTAATTGAAGATGCTTGCCAAGCACATGGTGCAGAGTATAACGGTAAAAAAGTTGGTAGCATAGGTGACATAGGTTGCTTTAGCTTTTATCCTACTAAAAATCTTGGAGCTTATGGAGATGGCGGTATAGTTGTTACAAATGACGACGAACTTGCTAACAAGTTGAGAACGCTAAGAAACTATGGATCGTCCAAAAAATATTATCATGAGTTTGTAGGTGTAAATAGTAGACTGGATGAAATTCAAGCAGCAATATTGAGAGTGAAATTAAAATATTTAGAAGAGTGGAATGAAAAAAGGAGAAACATTGCTAGGTTGTATAATGAATTTTTGGAGAGTTCTGATTTAGTTACACCTACCGAAAAAGAATATGCTAAACATGTTTATCATCTCTATGTGATAAGATATAAGGAAAGAGATAAACTACAACAAAATTTACTAAAATGCGGGATACAAACTCAGATACATTATCCGATACCGATGCATAGGCAAAAAGCTTATTTGGAGTTGGAATACAATACCAGCTTGCCTGTAACTGAAAAAATATGTAATGAAATACTTTCTCTGCCTATGCATCCTTGGTTGAGGGAGGAGGAGATTAGAAGAATATCTAATTGCATCGGTGAGTTCTTATGGATGTCAAACTCAAGAAAGAGTTAG
- a CDS encoding acyltransferase, giving the protein MNPIKELQRKYQDYDKHLARIREKLEKKGVFIHPNAIVESENIGEGTRIWAFAHILPGAKIGKSCNICDHVFIESDVIVGDNVTIKSGVQLWEGVRIENNVFIGPNTTFTNDLRPRSKVYPPEFIKTHVKEGASIGANATIVCGVTIGKWAMIGAGAVVTKDVPDYALVYGVPAKIKGYVCECGRDLHFEEDTAVCECGKRYKKVNGKVCV; this is encoded by the coding sequence ATGAATCCGATAAAAGAGTTGCAGAGAAAATATCAAGATTATGACAAGCATTTAGCCAGAATAAGGGAAAAACTAGAAAAGAAAGGAGTTTTTATCCATCCAAATGCAATTGTTGAGAGCGAGAATATTGGAGAAGGAACAAGAATTTGGGCTTTTGCTCATATTCTTCCAGGAGCAAAGATTGGAAAGAGCTGTAATATTTGTGATCATGTATTCATAGAGAGTGATGTTATAGTTGGCGATAACGTTACTATAAAAAGTGGAGTCCAATTGTGGGAGGGTGTAAGGATAGAGAATAACGTGTTTATAGGGCCTAATACTACTTTTACCAATGACCTACGACCGAGGAGTAAAGTATATCCTCCCGAGTTCATTAAAACCCATGTAAAAGAAGGTGCAAGTATTGGGGCAAATGCAACGATAGTATGTGGCGTGACCATTGGGAAATGGGCAATGATTGGTGCTGGAGCAGTAGTTACTAAAGATGTTCCAGATTATGCTTTGGTCTACGGTGTTCCGGCAAAAATAAAAGGTTATGTATGTGAGTGCGGAAGGGACTTACACTTTGAAGAAGACACAGCGGTATGTGAATGTGGAAAAAGGTACAAGAAAGTAAACGGTAAGGTGTGCGTGTGA
- a CDS encoding sugar 3,4-ketoisomerase, whose amino-acid sequence MSTNRIRLCRMIDFPVVTDYRGNLTFIEECKHVPFEIKRVYYLYDVPTGATRGGHAHIELEQVIIALSGSFEVIIDDGYTRKKVFLNRPHYGLYIPRGIWRELVNFSSNSVALVLASMPYDEKDYIRDYEKFRKMVREGFWDESDKRVAEKISRL is encoded by the coding sequence ATGTCCACCAATAGGATAAGATTATGTAGAATGATTGATTTTCCAGTAGTTACGGACTACAGAGGAAATTTGACATTTATCGAAGAATGTAAGCATGTGCCTTTTGAAATTAAAAGAGTGTATTACTTATATGATGTTCCAACTGGTGCAACTAGAGGCGGACATGCCCATATAGAACTAGAACAGGTGATAATAGCATTAAGCGGAAGTTTTGAAGTAATAATAGACGATGGCTATACAAGAAAAAAAGTTTTTCTCAATAGACCTCATTATGGCTTGTATATTCCACGAGGGATTTGGAGGGAGTTGGTTAACTTTTCTTCAAACTCTGTAGCTTTGGTATTAGCATCAATGCCATACGATGAAAAGGATTACATAAGGGACTATGAGAAATTCAGAAAAATGGTGAGGGAGGGATTTTGGGATGAATCCGATAAAAGAGTTGCAGAGAAAATATCAAGATTATGA
- a CDS encoding glycosyltransferase family 2 protein: protein MVLISVVIVNYNGLKFLDDCIKSYLDQDLNKKHYEIILVDNASTDGSVEFIKNKFQNIAVIELEKNYGYAGGANKGAERARGRYVVISNVDVKVPRNFLSAVISEFRKDPNLAVIGVMTSEDFLEKSLHSIWGTYVKNACDDSDKLFGLGCVLAYNREKMGLPFFEEYFMYHEDVSIYLRAKLLGYTTKALKKPLIWHAGGGIASLERSKLRVYYLNRNRLLNMLIFYSTKTLLKIMPVILLMTVFSPIYIILSYPRSQWFLKEYFKAYLWIILNIRGIIKRRTEVQKHRKFNDDQVLRYFTCKIAADSNTLNKLVEAYTRLLKIPCYERSLKN from the coding sequence ATGGTGTTGATATCAGTAGTAATTGTTAATTACAATGGACTAAAATTTTTAGATGATTGTATAAAAAGCTATTTAGATCAAGATCTCAACAAAAAACATTACGAAATAATTTTAGTCGATAATGCTTCTACAGATGGTTCTGTAGAATTTATAAAAAATAAATTTCAAAACATTGCTGTAATTGAACTTGAGAAAAATTATGGTTACGCTGGAGGTGCAAATAAAGGAGCAGAAAGAGCGAGGGGCAGATATGTGGTAATATCCAATGTTGACGTTAAAGTTCCCAGAAACTTTTTATCAGCAGTTATTTCAGAGTTCAGAAAAGATCCGAATTTAGCAGTTATCGGTGTTATGACCTCCGAAGATTTTTTAGAAAAATCATTACATAGTATCTGGGGCACATATGTCAAAAATGCTTGTGATGATAGTGACAAACTTTTTGGGTTGGGTTGTGTACTTGCGTATAATAGAGAAAAGATGGGTCTACCATTTTTTGAAGAATATTTCATGTATCATGAGGATGTGTCTATATATTTAAGAGCAAAACTTTTAGGATACACCACCAAAGCTTTGAAAAAACCCCTGATCTGGCATGCCGGAGGGGGTATAGCAAGTTTAGAAAGATCTAAATTGAGAGTATATTATCTTAACAGAAATAGGCTTCTAAACATGTTGATTTTTTATTCAACAAAAACACTTTTGAAGATTATGCCCGTTATATTACTCATGACGGTTTTTAGTCCAATATACATCATTCTATCTTATCCAAGATCGCAATGGTTCTTGAAGGAGTACTTCAAAGCTTATCTCTGGATCATTCTAAATATTCGCGGAATTATTAAAAGAAGGACTGAAGTACAGAAGCATAGAAAGTTTAACGATGATCAGGTGCTCAGGTACTTTACATGCAAGATTGCAGCGGATTCAAACACACTCAATAAATTGGTTGAGGCCTATACACGACTTCTAAAAATCCCATGTTATGAACGTTCTTTAAAGAATTGA